The sequence AAGAAAAACCGGAAATAAAAATATCATTATCCGCCATTTCATAACGCTATTCCCTCCCTGCGTATTTTAATATGGCTTCTGTATATGCTTTAAAATTATTTTCCATTTCCATCAAGCTGTCTCCGCCTAACTTTTCCATAAAGGCATTTGCCACTTCAAATGCCACAACAGCCTCTGCAACAACAGCGGCTGCCGGGACTGCGCAAACATCAGACCTTTCAATAGCTGCTTTAAAAGGCTTTCTTGTCTTAATATCAACTGACCGGAGCGGCTTCATAAGGGTAGGAATAGGTTTCATTACTGCTCTTATTATTATATTTTCTCCATTGGTTATTCCTCCCTCTATACCGCCTGCATTATTTGTCATCCGGTAAAAACCTCCTCCCCATGGGTTTCTTCCCTTGTGAGGCTGGTTAGGTTTTCTTAAGAATATCTCATCATGGTAAGCTGAACCTAACATATCAGCAGAGTTAAACCCTGCACCAATCTCGACCCCCTTTATTGCCTGAATGCTCATAACCGCATAGGCAAGCTTTGCATCAAGTTTTCTGTCCCAATGGAAAGTATTACCAAGCCCTGCCAGCGGGTTTTTTACTATTATTTCGAAAATCCCTCCAAGGGAATCACCATTCTCTTTTGCCTTGTCTATGGCAGCTTTCATTTTCTCGGAAGATTTCCTGTCTGCACAGCGCACTTCTGAATGTTCAGCCCTGCGGAAAAGCTCAACCGGATTACGGGACAGGTCCTTTGCCTCTACTCCGCCGATATTGGTGACGTGACTTATGACCATAACTCCAAAATGATTAAGCAGGCTTTTGGCTACTGCTCCTACTGCAACGCGGCATGCAGTCTCCCTCGCGCTTGAACGCTCAAGGATATTTCTTAAATCATGCTCAAGATATTTCAAGCCGCCTGCAAGATCAGCATGCCCGGGACGCGGATGGACAAGAAGCTGTACCTCCTCGTTGCGCGGCATAATAGACATCTTGGTTCGCCAGTTTTCCCAGTCCCGGTTTCTTATGAGAAGCGAGACCGGTGCTCCTGTTGTTTTCCCGAAACGCACGCCCGAGGTTATTTCAACTTCATCCCTCTCTATCTTCATACGGCCGCCTCTGCCATAGCCCATCTGGCGGCGGCGCAGTTCCAGGTTAATTTCCTCCCCTGTAATTGGAAGTCCCGAAGGAGCACCTTCGATTATTGCGTTTATAAGTTTCCCGTGCGATTCACCTGCAGTCAAGTATCTCAACATGATTGATCAGCTTCCTTCTCTTCTAAAAATTTATTTATATTATACATATAAAAGAGAGGGCTCTCAACATATTGAGAGCCCTCCATACTGCAAAGATTATGTGTAGCATTACGGCCATGTAATAAAAGTACTCTGATTGGTTATATTCTTTCCTTCATCAGAATCTCTTCGCGGAAGAACAAGATACTGACCATCGCTGTCGATAACTCCTCCGCTTTCGGCAGTAAGCCTTACCTGGAACCTTTCAACAAAGTTTACCCCATAACGAAGGTCGCCAACTGCCACTCCGTCAACTGTCTCGGATGATGTTGTAACTATCGAGGAAGCAGATATATTGACATCCAAACGTCCATTGCCGTTTATATCCTCATCAATGTCAAGGATACCATTTCCATTTACATCTTCTCCCGGATCAAGGACACCATTACTATTTGTGTCTTCATTAACATCGAGAACACCATTACCGTTAATATCTTCTATTGTATCTATCACCCTGTTGCCATTAAGGTCTTCGCCGGAGTTAAGTATTCCATTTGTGTTGACATCTTCAGAAGAAAGCAAAATCTTATCTAATTTATCGAGATCACCATTGATATCAACATCTATGTCAGCTTCGTTTGCCACAATCTGTGTTGTAGCAACTCCAAATGATACAAGCGTGCCGTCGGCCACCGGGTTTCCATGCACATCACTTACAAGTGCAGCCATGGGACAGGATAATGTACCGTCGCCATTTTCAGTAAGAGGTGTCCCAAAATCGTTAAAAACCAATGCCACATGGAAAGGCTCCCCTGAGATTGTAAGGAATGTAGAAGAAGTAACAGATGTATTTTTAGCAACATAAGCATTAATTTTAATCCCGTTAAAAAGCGGTGTAGTTAATTCTCCTGCTATAAAATTAACCGAAGCAATTCCATTGGCATCTGTAACTGCCATTGATGTGTCGAGGGTTTCTGTTCCGCCGGGTTTATTGTCGAGAGTGAAACCAACCTCAGTCCCGGCAACCGGATTGCCATCAGCATCCTTGACCAATGCTGTTATAACCGCCTGCCCTGAACCTGCACGTACATTATCAGGGGTTGCACTGACAGTAATTGATGCAGGTGTGTCTGAAGTTATTGTTACATTAATGCTTCCCTCAATCCTGCTATTTGTTATAGCATCGTAGTATGAGACTTTCACTACTGCAATGCCTGTAAGTTTTCCTGCTATGAGAGTTACAGAGGCTGTCCCGTCCGGGGCAATTGCAACATCATTTACCGAGACGTTGCCCAGCGATGTCGTGAATATGGCATTCCCTGATGTAATGTTTGAAAATGTAGCGGTAATTGCTGTAGAGCCGCCATTAACCAGAATGGAACTGCTGCCGGACACAAGTCCTACATTTTTTACCTCGCCGGCTGCAACTGCATTTACAGTAGTATTATTTATTGTCCCGCTGCTAGACGCCTCGACCACTATTGTACCGGTCACAATTGATGTCAGTGTCGTAGTAATCACTCCATCTTTGTCTGTAGTACCTGTAGTTGGAGACAGGCTTCCATAATCAAGAGTGTCACCTGCAGAAATTGTCCCGTCACCGTCATTGTCCAGAGCATTGCGGAAATCAACAGTTTCTCCGGCAACAGGGTTTCCGTTTGCATCAGTAATCGTAACGGTAATTGTTGAAGCATCAGCCCCATCTGCGGTTATATTGCCGGGAACCGCTGTCATTACAAGATTAATTACTCCTGCTGATACGAACTCTATCGTTACAGTTGCCGTTGTATCAATATATGTCGCTGTCACTACAACATTGCCGTTAAAGTTCTCGCTTATTAAATTCACCGAAGCCATTCCATTCGAATCTGTTGTCGCTGAAGCCGGTATTATTCCCTTTTCCGTTGCAAATTCTACGGTAGCATCAATTATTGGATTGTTTTTTTCATTTCTTAGAAGTGCGGTGATTTTTGCTGTGCTTGTACCATCAGCAGACAGTTTTGTCTTATCTGACGAAAGGACCAGGTTCGATGTCTGGACTGCCGTTACTGATATAGCTAATAATTTTTTCTTCTTTGGCAGAATATTTTTTGTTTTGACAAGCACCAGAACAGTCCCTTCGGTTGAGCTCGTAAGCTCAATTGTAGCCCTGCCGTTATTGTCGGTAGTTGCCGTATTGGCAGAAAGCGTTCCTTCTCCTGATGCTATGGTAAATCCTAATTTTATACCTTTGAGCGGTTTTCCTTTCTTGTTTTCCATGAGCACTGTAAGAGTTGCAGCTGTTTCACCATCGGCAGGGATGGAGTCACTGTCAGACACGAAATAGATTACAGAAGATATCCTTTTGCTTTTTTTAAAAAGTTCCTTGCTGTCATTTGACTTTGCTGTTTCTGCAAAAACTATTCCTGCAAAGAACATCAAGGAGAGGAACAAACCTATACAAAATAACCATGAGCGCGAAATTTTGAACTGTATGCTTTTTTTCTTTTTATTCATGCCTTATCTCCAGCATTTTTTATTGAGCTTAACCACATGTCCCAAATAGGGATTATTGTGTAATTTAATTCATAAACTTTTAAGATGAACAGTTATCAACATCTGCAAGAGTCACAGGAAGCTCTACCTCTGTATCGACTTTATTCCCATAAGGGATTTCTTTCCCTTTTACCTTTATTTTAATCTTGTACCTGAGGTAAGGACTGGGTACGGAAGTAGAGCCAAATTTTGAAAAATATTTTTGAGCATACCTGTTATAGATGATTTCTTTCTGTGATTTTGAAAAAATAGTTAAAGTAAGATCAAGCGACCCGTCCTGTGGAATTATTCCGCCGCTTGATATTTTGCTGAATTTTATTTTTGGGGTAAGGCTTTTCTTTGCAGCGCCGCCCATTTTTTTGGCTGTAACCTCAACACTCGTGATCTGCACATCATGGTTTGTTGGATCCGGATAATTGGGATGCCCTTGGTTTTTGATGGTCATGGTAACCTTAAAATCAGCGAATTGTTCTTTATCCGTAGTAGTGGTACTCCCGTCGCCGGTGCAGTCCAGGTTCCTTACAATATCAATACTTCCGGCACCATTGTCTCCCTGGTCTGTTGAGGTCATGTCGCTGACAATAAGATAAGTTAAAACTCCCTTATTACTGCGTTCAGACTGGGAATTGCTGTCTCCTGCAAATACAGGCTGAAAAAAACCAAACACAACTGCTGCAAGTATTATAGAAAATAAAAAGGGGATTTTTTTTAACTTCATCTTTTATCTCCAGTTAATTATGTGAAGATCGCGCTGTACTGTTTTATTGCATATACGCCTCAACTATGCGCGGTGTGAGGAATATAAGTATTTCAGAACTTGACTGCGATGTTGTCCTGTTTTTAAAGAAATTCCCTATAAGAGGAACCTTTGAGAGAAAAGGTGTCCTGCTGCTTGACGTATCATCTGTCTTTTCTGTGAGTCCGCCTATAACTGCTGTTTCACCGCTCTTTATTAAAACCTTTGTCTGCGATTCTGTCTTTACTATTGAATAATGCTGCCCGGTCTGTATCTGTACATTCGAACCCTGTCGGGACTTCTCAAGGCTTACATCCATGAATATAGAGCCGTCGGCAGTAATCTGCGGCGTTACCTCCAGGATTATTCCTATATCCTTCCACTCTATGCTCTGCTTTCCCTGTTCATCGATTATTACCGACGGGAGTTGGTTACCTACCTGAATTTTTGCTTTTTCATTATCAACAACAAGAAGCTTCGGGTTATTAAGAAGTTTTACCTTGTTCTGGCTTTCAAGGGCAGACAACTGAACCTCAAGGTTAAATGTGTTGTTCACATTGCCGAGTATGAGCCCAAGGCCGCTTGTCTTGTCCGCGATAGGCAGATTAACAAGAAAATCCTTGCCTGATTGGGAAGGATTATTCTCGTCGCCCACTATTCCGGAAAGATTGATGCTGTTCGGGAATTCATGTCCTGTAGCATTGCCGGTAGCCGGGCTCTTTACAAGATTTGCTCCCCACTGGATTCCAAGAGCTCTGTCAAAACCTTCATCTATTTCAACGATCTTAGCTAAGATCTCAACCTCAGGTGTGGGTCTGTCAAGCTGGCGAATTACATTTTCTATCTGCTCCACACTTGGAATTATATCCTTTATTATGAGGGAATTGGTCCTCTCGTCTGTTGTCAAAAGCGCATCAGTTTTAACCCTGCTGGACATGAAGTTTTTAACGACCGGCTCTATTGTTTTAGCCTTGGCATAGCTCAGCCTTATAGTCTTTGTAATAAGAGGCTGAACAGCTTCCTCAGCTTCCTTTTCCTCTTTGCGCACAACAGCTTCTTCAGCTTTCTCCTTCCTTATCCTTTTGCTTTTATCCAAAGTCATTACCCTGTAGATTCCCTCATCTTTAACGAGGACAAGCTGCGGTGTATTTATCTTAAGAACCAGATCAAGCGCCTGGTCCCAGGGTGTGTTGTCGAGCTTGATATTTATTTTTCCCCTTACTCCTTCTTCTATTACAAAATTCATACCGCTTATTTCCGCAATTAGCCTTATTACATCTTCAACATCTGCATTCTGCAGATCAAGCGATATCTTATCCCCTGAAAAACCGGCTGGTTTAGCTCTGGCATATTCTTTTTCACGGCTTATTTCAGTTGTAAGGGATTTTTTCCCCTCTTCATTTCCCATTAGAGCTTCTTTGATTTTCTTTACATCTGATTCAGATCCCGAAGCTTCAGCTTCCACTGCCTCATTTTCATCTCCCTGGGGATTTTTTATCGTTATGGTTATAAAGTTTCCGTTTGATTCTATTTTTCTTTCCGCATTCTTTAAAAGTTCTATTTCAGCCTTCACTATTTTTGTCATACCTTCTTCTTCTTTAAGCGTAACACCTGTAACAACCGCGCCATTTACAGATGTCATTTCAGGTACGCCCGGAGAAAGGCGTGAATCTGTAACTTCAAGAACTATACGGACAGGATCAGAAAGAAGATAGGAACTATACTCCACAGGTTTTGAAACTTTTAACGTTATAATTGTATCAGCTGTAGTGTTGATAAAATTAATACCTTCCACAAGAGTTTCTGACCTCAGTGGTTCAGCGGAAACACCGGGTTCCTGTTTGTTTATTTCATTTTTTGTCCCGGTACTACAACCAGATAAAACAATACAACCTATGAAAACAAATAAGAACAACCTTAAACATTTTATTTTTTTTAATCCCATTTATACAAACCCCCAAATAGTGTCAGGAATAACTCAGGATTTGCTTTCCCTTATAGTTAAATCAAACAAGATTTCTTTATGTGTTATGCAACGACATTACAATTTCCTTTTTCTCCTTTCTGGTTGTTACATTTCCGAAGTCATCACTCGCTTTCAATGTATATTCTTCCTCAATAATTACTTTTGACTTAAGTATTTTTTTTACAATCCCAGCAGGGCCAACCTTT is a genomic window of Candidatus Schekmanbacteria bacterium containing:
- the pilQ gene encoding type IV pilus secretin PilQ; translation: MGLKKIKCLRLFLFVFIGCIVLSGCSTGTKNEINKQEPGVSAEPLRSETLVEGINFINTTADTIITLKVSKPVEYSSYLLSDPVRIVLEVTDSRLSPGVPEMTSVNGAVVTGVTLKEEEGMTKIVKAEIELLKNAERKIESNGNFITITIKNPQGDENEAVEAEASGSESDVKKIKEALMGNEEGKKSLTTEISREKEYARAKPAGFSGDKISLDLQNADVEDVIRLIAEISGMNFVIEEGVRGKINIKLDNTPWDQALDLVLKINTPQLVLVKDEGIYRVMTLDKSKRIRKEKAEEAVVRKEEKEAEEAVQPLITKTIRLSYAKAKTIEPVVKNFMSSRVKTDALLTTDERTNSLIIKDIIPSVEQIENVIRQLDRPTPEVEILAKIVEIDEGFDRALGIQWGANLVKSPATGNATGHEFPNSINLSGIVGDENNPSQSGKDFLVNLPIADKTSGLGLILGNVNNTFNLEVQLSALESQNKVKLLNNPKLLVVDNEKAKIQVGNQLPSVIIDEQGKQSIEWKDIGIILEVTPQITADGSIFMDVSLEKSRQGSNVQIQTGQHYSIVKTESQTKVLIKSGETAVIGGLTEKTDDTSSSRTPFLSKVPLIGNFFKNRTTSQSSSEILIFLTPRIVEAYMQ
- the aroC gene encoding chorismate synthase — its product is MLRYLTAGESHGKLINAIIEGAPSGLPITGEEINLELRRRQMGYGRGGRMKIERDEVEITSGVRFGKTTGAPVSLLIRNRDWENWRTKMSIMPRNEEVQLLVHPRPGHADLAGGLKYLEHDLRNILERSSARETACRVAVGAVAKSLLNHFGVMVISHVTNIGGVEAKDLSRNPVELFRRAEHSEVRCADRKSSEKMKAAIDKAKENGDSLGGIFEIIVKNPLAGLGNTFHWDRKLDAKLAYAVMSIQAIKGVEIGAGFNSADMLGSAYHDEIFLRKPNQPHKGRNPWGGGFYRMTNNAGGIEGGITNGENIIIRAVMKPIPTLMKPLRSVDIKTRKPFKAAIERSDVCAVPAAAVVAEAVVAFEVANAFMEKLGGDSLMEMENNFKAYTEAILKYAGRE
- a CDS encoding Ig-like domain-containing protein; protein product: MNKKKKSIQFKISRSWLFCIGLFLSLMFFAGIVFAETAKSNDSKELFKKSKRISSVIYFVSDSDSIPADGETAATLTVLMENKKGKPLKGIKLGFTIASGEGTLSANTATTDNNGRATIELTSSTEGTVLVLVKTKNILPKKKKLLAISVTAVQTSNLVLSSDKTKLSADGTSTAKITALLRNEKNNPIIDATVEFATEKGIIPASATTDSNGMASVNLISENFNGNVVVTATYIDTTATVTIEFVSAGVINLVMTAVPGNITADGADASTITVTITDANGNPVAGETVDFRNALDNDGDGTISAGDTLDYGSLSPTTGTTDKDGVITTTLTSIVTGTIVVEASSSGTINNTTVNAVAAGEVKNVGLVSGSSSILVNGGSTAITATFSNITSGNAIFTTSLGNVSVNDVAIAPDGTASVTLIAGKLTGIAVVKVSYYDAITNSRIEGSINVTITSDTPASITVSATPDNVRAGSGQAVITALVKDADGNPVAGTEVGFTLDNKPGGTETLDTSMAVTDANGIASVNFIAGELTTPLFNGIKINAYVAKNTSVTSSTFLTISGEPFHVALVFNDFGTPLTENGDGTLSCPMAALVSDVHGNPVADGTLVSFGVATTQIVANEADIDVDINGDLDKLDKILLSSEDVNTNGILNSGEDLNGNRVIDTIEDINGNGVLDVNEDTNSNGVLDPGEDVNGNGILDIDEDINGNGRLDVNISASSIVTTSSETVDGVAVGDLRYGVNFVERFQVRLTAESGGVIDSDGQYLVLPRRDSDEGKNITNQSTFITWP